The following coding sequences lie in one Spirosoma sp. KUDC1026 genomic window:
- a CDS encoding DNA-3-methyladenine glycosylase family protein, protein MQPADPILSHLRQDPILAQIIAETPTIRIPDLTVPAPPNELYLGLLESIVSQQISVKAADAIFARFLNLFPDNDPQAELLLLKTTEELRSAGLSFQKIKYLQSVAGFSLENPMDRAYLSAMTDEEIVQYLIPIKGVGRWTVEMLLMFTLDRPDILPIDDLIIRQKMIRAYPEETSGLTGKALYKALLAIAEPWRPYRTTASRYLWRWKPTPVTGA, encoded by the coding sequence ATGCAACCCGCCGATCCCATTCTTTCCCACCTGCGTCAGGACCCCATTCTGGCGCAGATTATTGCCGAGACCCCGACCATTCGTATTCCTGATCTCACCGTGCCGGCACCCCCTAATGAGCTTTACCTCGGCCTGCTCGAAAGTATCGTTTCGCAGCAGATTTCGGTCAAAGCGGCCGACGCGATTTTCGCCCGGTTTCTGAACCTGTTTCCCGACAACGATCCACAGGCGGAGCTACTGTTGCTGAAAACAACCGAAGAGCTACGTAGTGCGGGGCTGTCGTTTCAGAAAATAAAGTATCTCCAGAGCGTAGCCGGATTTTCGCTGGAGAACCCAATGGACCGGGCGTACCTGAGCGCCATGACCGACGAGGAAATTGTGCAGTACCTGATCCCGATCAAAGGCGTTGGCCGCTGGACGGTGGAGATGCTCCTGATGTTTACGCTGGATCGACCGGATATACTACCCATCGATGACCTGATCATCCGGCAGAAGATGATTCGTGCCTACCCCGAAGAAACCAGTGGACTGACCGGTAAGGCGCTTTACAAAGCCCTGCTGGCCATCGCCGAGCCCTGGCGTCCTTATCGCACTACGGCCAGTCGGTACCTGTGGCGCTGGAAACCGACTCCCGTTACAGGTGCTTGA
- the corA gene encoding magnesium/cobalt transporter CorA, whose product MSKHKRYRSAEKTFGTSPGTLTYIGEDIEHVIKIKRIKYNADEYHIDDNSRLSACQLPDSGTPFVNWTDVDGIHKTRVIAALGERYHLHPLLLEDVINVEQKPKIDLYDAPPAQDGEKSSGPVVFVTLKMLHHNPEQQIIETEHVSLVLGENYLLSFQEERTQDIFDPVIERIKASSGKTRRNGPDYLMYSLMDLIVDHYSVIVERISDKIDELEEEIVKECTEREILNRLYRLKRELGYIRRTILPVREIMSVLLREESPLIKPGTLPFMRDLSDHVNQTVETLDSQRDIISGLMDVYYSIVNNRMNSVMKTLTIVSAIFIPLTFIVGVYGMNFDHMPELHTRTGYFWVWITMIVIAIGEVIYFKRRGWM is encoded by the coding sequence ATGTCGAAACATAAACGCTACCGCTCGGCGGAAAAAACCTTTGGTACGTCGCCGGGTACTCTGACCTACATTGGTGAGGACATTGAGCACGTAATTAAAATCAAGCGGATCAAGTACAACGCCGATGAGTACCATATTGACGATAACAGCAGATTAAGTGCCTGCCAGTTACCCGACTCCGGCACGCCGTTTGTCAACTGGACCGACGTTGATGGTATCCATAAAACCAGGGTCATTGCTGCGCTGGGAGAACGCTACCACCTGCACCCGCTGCTGCTGGAAGACGTAATCAACGTCGAGCAGAAACCCAAGATCGATCTGTACGACGCGCCCCCGGCGCAGGACGGTGAAAAATCAAGCGGGCCGGTCGTTTTTGTGACGCTGAAAATGCTGCATCACAACCCGGAGCAGCAAATCATCGAAACGGAGCACGTCAGTCTGGTGCTGGGTGAGAACTACCTGCTGTCGTTTCAGGAAGAGCGCACCCAGGATATTTTCGACCCGGTTATCGAGCGAATCAAAGCTTCGTCGGGCAAGACGCGCCGGAATGGACCCGACTACCTGATGTATTCGCTGATGGACCTGATTGTCGACCATTACTCGGTCATTGTTGAGCGGATCAGCGATAAGATTGACGAGCTGGAAGAGGAGATCGTGAAGGAATGCACGGAACGGGAAATCCTTAACCGACTCTACCGGCTGAAGCGTGAACTGGGTTACATCCGCCGAACCATCCTGCCGGTGCGCGAGATCATGTCGGTACTGCTGCGCGAAGAATCACCTCTGATCAAGCCGGGTACGTTGCCCTTTATGCGGGATTTGTCCGATCATGTGAACCAGACTGTTGAAACGCTTGATTCCCAGCGGGATATTATTTCGGGGCTGATGGACGTGTATTATTCCATCGTGAACAACCGGATGAATTCGGTCATGAAAACGTTGACAATTGTATCGGCCATCTTCATCCCACTGACGTTTATTGTGGGGGTGTACGGCATGAATTTCGACCATATGCCCGAACTTCACACCCGCACCGGCTATTTCTGGGTGTGGATTACTATGATTGTGATCGCCATTGGCGAAGTGATTTATTTTAAACGACGCGGCTGGATGTAG
- a CDS encoding bifunctional UDP-N-acetylmuramoyl-tripeptide:D-alanyl-D-alanine ligase/alanine racemase: MTTAYQPSLLDARWLTDSRQVPDQVTNAVFFAIRGDHHDGHQFIGELYQKGVRQFVVERTALTPDRRAELSRYTDATFVETDSSLRKLQTLAADYRRQFMIPVIGITGSNGKTIVKEWLAQLLSDDYVVAKSPKSYNSQLGVPLAVHQLAKRHTLGIFEAGISRPHEMEVLETIIQPTVGIFTNIGTAHDEGFRTHRQKIAEKLRLFSHVDTLVYCADYQEVDEEIRLLIKAVNPDVQLISWSLAGRDATYQATVTGDRLQLMSTAQTLTLQLPFSDPASVENLLHCLVTMLALGRSTGQTQLQMRLNRLRPVSMRLEQKEGINNCVLIDDSYNNDVAGLQLALSFLNQQSSRDKRVVILSDVLQSGQREEDLYEQVGVMMKLNQVSWFVGIGPVVSQHRSCFADDSLFYDTTEQFLAEFPFGELRDSVVLVKGARPFSFERIVNRLQRKVHGTVLEINLDALTHNLNYYREKVGPQTKLMVMVKAFAYGSGSAEVAQLLQFHRVDYLAVAYADEGVTLRQNGITLPIMVMNPAPQSFAALLEYRLEPEIYSQRILREWGDFTASQPADSIPALHLKIDTGMHRLGFLESEMGGVIAYLKERPALRVATVFTHLVGADEARFNNFSRQQYDTFLRSTDQLEAQLGYRPMRHLLNSAGIVRFPEFRLDMVRLGIGLYGVESSQLESAMVRPAGTLKTVISQIKTIPAGESVGYSRRGILDHVARIATLAIGYADGYDRRLGNGIGHVLVNGVLCPTVGSVCMDMTMIDVTNAPAEEGDEVIVFGPDLSISDLARLIGTIPYEILTGVSERVKRVFFKEGN, translated from the coding sequence ATGACGACTGCGTATCAACCATCGCTGCTCGACGCGCGCTGGCTAACCGACTCCCGGCAGGTGCCCGATCAGGTCACCAATGCTGTTTTTTTTGCCATTCGGGGTGACCATCACGACGGTCATCAGTTCATTGGCGAACTGTATCAGAAAGGCGTTCGGCAGTTTGTGGTCGAGCGGACCGCGCTAACGCCTGATCGGCGGGCTGAACTAAGCCGGTATACTGATGCTACGTTTGTCGAAACCGACAGCAGCCTTCGGAAACTGCAAACGCTGGCGGCCGACTACCGGCGTCAGTTCATGATCCCAGTGATTGGTATTACGGGCAGCAACGGCAAAACCATTGTGAAAGAATGGCTGGCGCAGCTGCTGAGTGACGATTACGTCGTAGCCAAAAGCCCCAAGAGCTATAACTCGCAGCTGGGTGTACCGCTGGCCGTTCACCAACTGGCCAAACGGCACACGCTGGGCATCTTCGAAGCCGGTATTTCCCGGCCGCACGAGATGGAAGTGCTCGAAACGATTATCCAGCCCACTGTTGGGATCTTTACGAATATTGGTACGGCCCACGACGAGGGGTTTCGGACCCACCGCCAGAAGATTGCCGAAAAGCTACGGTTGTTCAGTCATGTCGATACGCTGGTTTACTGCGCCGATTATCAGGAAGTCGACGAGGAAATCCGTCTGCTAATCAAAGCCGTTAATCCCGACGTTCAGCTCATAAGCTGGTCGCTGGCCGGACGGGACGCCACGTACCAGGCAACTGTTACCGGCGATCGGCTCCAGCTCATGTCGACAGCCCAAACGCTGACCCTCCAACTGCCCTTCTCCGATCCGGCATCGGTTGAGAACCTACTGCACTGTCTGGTTACGATGCTGGCGTTGGGAAGGAGTACCGGTCAAACGCAGCTACAAATGCGGCTGAACCGCCTGCGGCCGGTGTCGATGCGGCTGGAGCAGAAAGAGGGCATCAACAACTGTGTGCTGATTGACGATTCGTACAACAACGACGTAGCGGGCCTCCAGCTGGCGCTGAGCTTTCTGAATCAGCAAAGCAGCCGCGATAAACGGGTTGTTATCCTATCCGACGTACTGCAGTCGGGCCAGCGGGAAGAAGACCTCTACGAGCAGGTTGGGGTCATGATGAAGCTCAACCAGGTGAGCTGGTTTGTGGGCATTGGTCCGGTCGTCAGCCAGCACCGGAGCTGCTTTGCCGACGATAGCCTGTTTTACGATACGACGGAGCAGTTTCTGGCGGAGTTTCCGTTTGGCGAGCTGCGCGACAGCGTGGTGCTGGTGAAAGGTGCCCGGCCATTCTCGTTCGAACGAATTGTGAACCGGTTGCAGCGGAAAGTACACGGTACAGTACTGGAAATCAACCTCGACGCGCTGACCCACAACCTGAATTACTACCGCGAGAAGGTAGGGCCACAGACCAAACTCATGGTTATGGTGAAAGCCTTTGCCTACGGCAGCGGCAGCGCCGAAGTGGCTCAGCTGCTCCAGTTTCACCGGGTCGATTACCTGGCCGTGGCCTACGCCGACGAAGGCGTAACGCTGCGACAGAACGGCATTACGCTGCCCATCATGGTTATGAACCCGGCCCCGCAGAGTTTTGCTGCATTACTGGAATATCGGCTGGAACCGGAGATTTATAGCCAGCGAATTTTACGGGAGTGGGGTGACTTTACGGCCAGTCAACCCGCTGACAGTATTCCCGCGCTCCACCTGAAAATCGACACCGGTATGCACCGGTTGGGTTTCCTGGAAAGCGAAATGGGCGGGGTGATTGCCTACCTGAAAGAACGCCCTGCGCTCCGGGTGGCTACGGTATTTACCCACCTGGTTGGTGCCGACGAAGCCCGGTTCAATAATTTCTCCCGCCAGCAGTACGATACGTTCCTGCGCAGCACCGACCAACTGGAGGCTCAACTGGGCTACCGGCCCATGCGCCACCTGCTCAACTCGGCGGGGATCGTACGTTTCCCGGAATTTCGCCTGGACATGGTACGGCTGGGTATTGGTCTGTACGGCGTGGAGTCGAGCCAGCTGGAAAGTGCGATGGTACGGCCCGCGGGGACGCTTAAAACGGTGATCAGTCAGATAAAAACCATCCCCGCTGGTGAGTCGGTTGGGTATAGCCGCCGGGGGATACTCGATCATGTTGCCCGGATTGCGACGCTGGCCATTGGGTATGCCGACGGTTACGACCGCCGACTGGGCAACGGCATTGGGCACGTACTGGTCAACGGGGTGCTGTGTCCCACGGTGGGGAGTGTCTGCATGGACATGACGATGATCGACGTAACAAACGCCCCCGCCGAGGAAGGCGATGAGGTTATTGTTTTCGGACCGGACCTGTCAATCTCCGACCTCGCCCGGTTGATCGGGACCATTCCCTACGAGATCCTGACCGGCGTCAGCGAGCGGGTCAAGCGGGTATTTTTCAAGGAAGGAAACTAG
- a CDS encoding glycoside hydrolase family 88 protein, producing the protein MKKLLLCLLLLSRSALAQPESPTRVPWSQRLAETIMKNNPDSILYPTAKAAHWEYEMGVFLQAVEQLWYRTGDARYFDYIQKNVDNFVQSDGTIRTYALDEYNIDLVTPGRSLLMLAQQTLPGREKYRKAADVLRDQLAQQPRTKEGGFWHKKRYPNQMWLDGLYMAEPFYAEYSLLFDPKEKQAQSFDDITNQFVWMEKHARDPKTGLLYHGWDESRLQKWANPQTGTSPNFWSRSIGWYAMALVDVLDYLPASYPRRNELVTILQRLMPALVKFQDPASGCWFQVTDRMGGNRNYLESSGTGMFVYALAKGVRKGYLPTSLMTNARKGYAGMLKNFISTDSKGLIHLEKTVLVGGLGGNPYRDGSYEYYLSEPLRQDDLKGVGPFIFASIEMEIDQERVVPLGSQRTVGVDTYFNHEFRKGPDGQPEPFHYTWEDRQHSGFWLWGDTFRDLGANTVSVAAPTAGALKNVNVYIIVDPDTKKETASPNYVSPTDIQAISKWVKDGGVLVMMANDTSNCEHPHFNQLASSFGIRFLPKNVNMVQGTQFEQGTVQLATDQRTALSQAIFPTTKRVYIKELSPLSVHSPAQAVVSQNGDIIMGVAKWGKGTVFAVGDPWLYNEYTDGRRIPAQYENFNAGKELATWLLKQTSMTNTPVSSRK; encoded by the coding sequence ATGAAAAAACTGCTCCTTTGTCTGTTGCTTCTCTCCCGCTCCGCACTGGCGCAGCCCGAATCGCCAACCAGAGTTCCCTGGTCGCAGCGCCTGGCCGAAACGATAATGAAGAACAACCCCGATTCGATCTTGTATCCAACGGCCAAAGCAGCCCATTGGGAGTATGAGATGGGCGTTTTCCTGCAGGCCGTCGAACAACTCTGGTACCGGACGGGCGACGCGCGTTACTTCGATTACATCCAGAAAAACGTAGACAATTTTGTTCAGAGTGACGGTACGATCCGGACGTATGCGCTGGATGAGTATAACATTGATCTCGTTACGCCCGGCCGGTCGCTGCTGATGCTGGCGCAGCAGACCCTGCCGGGCCGGGAGAAATATCGAAAAGCCGCCGACGTCCTGCGGGATCAGTTAGCGCAGCAACCCAGAACAAAAGAAGGCGGCTTCTGGCACAAGAAGCGCTATCCGAATCAGATGTGGCTGGATGGTCTTTATATGGCTGAACCTTTCTACGCCGAATACAGCCTTCTTTTTGATCCCAAAGAGAAACAGGCCCAAAGCTTTGACGACATCACGAACCAGTTTGTGTGGATGGAAAAACACGCCCGCGACCCCAAAACGGGGCTTTTGTACCACGGCTGGGACGAGAGCAGGCTCCAGAAATGGGCGAACCCGCAGACGGGTACTTCACCTAACTTCTGGAGCCGGTCGATTGGCTGGTACGCTATGGCACTGGTCGACGTACTGGATTATCTGCCGGCCAGCTACCCGCGCCGGAACGAACTGGTTACCATTCTGCAGCGATTGATGCCCGCCCTGGTCAAGTTTCAGGACCCGGCTTCGGGCTGCTGGTTTCAGGTGACCGACCGGATGGGTGGCAACCGAAACTACCTGGAATCCTCGGGCACAGGCATGTTTGTGTACGCGCTGGCGAAGGGTGTACGGAAGGGCTATCTGCCTACCTCGCTGATGACCAACGCCCGGAAGGGATACGCCGGAATGCTCAAAAACTTTATCTCGACCGACAGCAAAGGACTGATTCACCTGGAAAAAACGGTGCTGGTTGGTGGCCTGGGCGGCAATCCGTACCGCGATGGCAGTTACGAGTACTACCTGAGCGAACCGCTGCGGCAGGATGACCTGAAAGGTGTTGGGCCGTTTATATTCGCTAGCATCGAAATGGAAATTGATCAGGAGCGCGTTGTGCCGCTGGGCAGTCAGAGAACGGTGGGCGTCGATACGTATTTCAACCACGAGTTTCGCAAGGGACCAGACGGCCAGCCTGAACCGTTTCACTACACCTGGGAGGATCGGCAGCACTCCGGTTTCTGGCTATGGGGCGATACGTTCCGGGACCTGGGGGCCAATACGGTTTCGGTCGCGGCACCAACAGCCGGCGCGCTGAAAAACGTGAACGTCTACATCATTGTCGACCCCGATACGAAGAAAGAAACCGCATCGCCCAACTACGTTAGTCCGACCGATATTCAGGCAATCAGTAAATGGGTGAAAGACGGCGGAGTGCTAGTGATGATGGCGAACGATACGTCCAACTGCGAACACCCGCATTTTAACCAGTTGGCTAGTTCCTTCGGAATTCGTTTTCTGCCCAAAAACGTCAATATGGTACAGGGCACGCAGTTTGAACAGGGCACCGTTCAGCTCGCTACAGATCAGCGTACTGCCCTGTCACAGGCTATTTTCCCAACCACGAAACGAGTTTATATCAAGGAGTTGTCGCCCTTAAGCGTCCATTCCCCCGCCCAGGCCGTCGTCAGCCAGAACGGTGATATTATCATGGGCGTTGCCAAATGGGGCAAGGGCACCGTTTTCGCCGTCGGCGACCCCTGGCTTTACAACGAGTACACCGACGGCCGACGCATTCCGGCTCAGTACGAAAACTTCAACGCGGGCAAGGAACTGGCCACCTGGCTGCTGAAGCAGACCAGCATGACCAATACGCCCGTCAGCAGCCGTAAGTGA
- a CDS encoding response regulator, with amino-acid sequence MNVLPVPYVFIADDDDDDRFLLQISFSLHYPHCRLHFVNDGQDLLDQLAETEHTPALIVLDLNMPRLNGFEVLDSLRKDSRYVNTPVVMLTTSTNVDDRDLAFQLGARDFITKPLNLSQLEQIVGRFQKYWLQNAES; translated from the coding sequence ATGAACGTTTTACCTGTACCCTATGTCTTCATCGCCGATGATGACGACGACGATCGTTTTCTGCTGCAGATCAGCTTCAGTCTGCACTACCCCCACTGCCGTCTTCATTTTGTGAACGATGGGCAGGACCTGCTGGACCAGTTAGCCGAGACTGAGCACACCCCCGCGCTGATTGTGCTGGACCTGAACATGCCCCGATTGAATGGCTTTGAAGTACTTGATTCACTGCGTAAAGACAGTCGCTATGTGAACACCCCCGTAGTCATGCTTACTACCTCAACCAACGTGGATGATCGTGACCTAGCGTTTCAGCTGGGCGCCCGCGATTTCATCACGAAGCCCCTGAACCTTAGTCAATTGGAACAGATCGTCGGCCGCTTCCAGAAATACTGGCTGCAGAACGCCGAGAGTTAA
- a CDS encoding Na+/H+ antiporter, with the protein MENFENVIFIMAILIGLSAVADKIKLPYPVLLVAVGLFIGFVPVLPDLSLDPDVVFLIFLPPLLYDSATKTSWQEFTASIRTISTLAVTLVFFTTLAVATAAHYFIPGFSWPLAFVLGAIVSPPDAVAATSITQGLGLNKRVIAILEGESLLNDASALIAYRYAVAAAMTGSFVFWQASLQFLLVAGGGLFVGVVIGYVFTLVFSRIHNNPIVETSLTLLAPFVAYLAAEHVEVSGILAVVSTGLLITWRSPEVFSYKSRMQSRAVWDTVIFLMNGVIFILIGLQLPAIVRGLYAYSTLDLIRYSILISVVTIIVRILWVFSNTYYQQLMAYKRNATDHEEIHWKNVLIVAWTGTRGVVSLATALALPLTMPSGTPFPNRPIILFLAFVVIFATLVLQGLTLPLLIRLLGVEPQPVEREEEKELQLYIARSVLAFVKHELPDTIDKEVQRQIRIRYERIVERLARNVSTISKAGDSPTDAMDAFNDLLAAQLLISDFQQELLIKLHKEGKFSDASVRAAEQELDLSKAQLDTLLLRSGS; encoded by the coding sequence ATGGAAAACTTTGAAAACGTAATATTTATCATGGCCATTCTGATTGGCCTGTCAGCGGTAGCCGATAAAATTAAACTTCCCTACCCGGTTCTCCTGGTGGCTGTCGGACTGTTCATCGGTTTTGTGCCGGTGCTCCCCGACCTGTCGCTCGACCCGGATGTTGTCTTTCTCATTTTCCTGCCCCCGCTGCTGTACGATTCGGCAACAAAAACCTCCTGGCAGGAATTTACGGCGTCGATCCGGACCATATCTACGCTGGCAGTTACGCTGGTCTTTTTTACTACGTTAGCAGTGGCAACGGCAGCCCATTATTTTATACCGGGTTTTAGCTGGCCGCTGGCTTTTGTGCTGGGCGCTATTGTTTCGCCCCCGGATGCCGTTGCCGCCACCAGCATTACGCAGGGCCTGGGCCTCAACAAACGGGTCATCGCCATTCTGGAGGGCGAAAGCCTGCTCAACGATGCGTCCGCGCTGATTGCCTATCGGTACGCAGTAGCGGCTGCCATGACCGGCTCGTTCGTATTCTGGCAGGCTAGCCTTCAGTTTCTGCTCGTAGCGGGTGGCGGGCTGTTCGTGGGTGTTGTTATCGGTTACGTGTTTACGCTGGTTTTTTCGCGCATCCATAACAATCCCATTGTCGAAACCAGCCTGACGCTCCTGGCTCCTTTTGTGGCGTACCTGGCGGCCGAGCATGTAGAGGTGTCCGGCATTCTGGCGGTTGTCAGTACGGGTCTGCTCATCACCTGGCGCTCGCCCGAGGTCTTTTCCTACAAATCCCGTATGCAGTCGCGGGCAGTCTGGGATACGGTCATTTTTCTGATGAACGGAGTCATTTTTATCCTGATCGGCTTGCAGCTGCCAGCCATTGTCCGGGGCCTGTACGCCTATTCAACCCTTGACCTGATCCGGTACAGTATCCTTATCAGTGTCGTCACGATCATTGTCCGGATCCTGTGGGTGTTCAGCAATACGTACTACCAGCAGTTGATGGCCTATAAACGGAATGCTACCGATCACGAAGAAATTCACTGGAAGAATGTCCTGATCGTGGCCTGGACCGGTACGCGGGGCGTTGTTTCGCTGGCGACGGCACTGGCCCTGCCGCTGACCATGCCCAGTGGTACGCCCTTCCCAAATCGGCCCATTATTCTGTTTCTGGCCTTCGTGGTTATTTTTGCGACACTTGTTTTGCAGGGACTGACCCTTCCACTGCTAATCCGATTGCTGGGCGTAGAACCTCAGCCTGTGGAGCGAGAAGAAGAAAAGGAACTTCAGTTGTATATAGCGCGCAGTGTGCTGGCATTCGTTAAACACGAGTTGCCCGACACGATCGACAAGGAGGTACAGCGCCAGATCAGGATTCGTTATGAACGAATTGTTGAGCGCCTTGCCCGTAATGTATCTACTATCAGCAAAGCCGGTGATAGTCCAACTGATGCTATGGACGCATTCAATGATTTGCTGGCTGCCCAGTTGCTCATTAGTGATTTTCAGCAGGAACTACTGATAAAACTGCACAAAGAAGGAAAATTCAGCGACGCCAGCGTACGGGCAGCCGAACAGGAACTGGATCTAAGCAAAGCACAACTTGATACGCTGTTGTTACGCAGCGGGTCCTGA
- a CDS encoding THUMP-like domain-containing protein produces MFIPSAPDRQFIQQHLTDDVRHLLLRTHPPELPIRELTAQITARQKAKDKLPTWYANEHLVFPPALSVEQASSEAAARYKASLVSGHQLLDLTGGMGVDSWAFAERIERVRYVEHRPELAELAAYNLPRLGATNITVQTGDGLTTAQALTDPVDWLYLDPHRRNEQGGKVVRLADCEPDISQPDILDSLLAKASQVLLKASPLIDIDDTIRQLPGINAVHVVAVQGEVKEVLFVISSQLATAIAVAAVNLHPDRNIAFTYDKGDERMAPVQLGDPQTYLYEPNAAVLKAGAFRLVATRFGLRKLAPNSHLYTSSELVPDFPGRVFMLQTISKPDRKSLQQVLPMLKSNLTVRNFPQSVADLRKKLGLKEGGDTYIFATTLQNGDKRLLITHKSPN; encoded by the coding sequence TTGTTTATCCCATCCGCTCCCGACCGGCAGTTTATTCAACAACACCTTACCGACGACGTTCGGCATCTTCTGCTGCGGACGCACCCGCCGGAGTTACCGATCCGGGAGCTTACGGCGCAGATTACGGCCCGGCAGAAGGCAAAGGATAAACTACCGACCTGGTACGCCAACGAACATCTGGTTTTTCCTCCGGCTCTGTCGGTCGAGCAGGCATCGTCGGAGGCCGCAGCCCGGTACAAAGCGTCGCTCGTCAGCGGACACCAGCTGCTGGATCTGACGGGCGGCATGGGCGTTGACAGCTGGGCGTTTGCGGAACGGATCGAACGTGTCCGTTACGTCGAACACCGGCCGGAACTGGCCGAGCTGGCGGCTTATAATCTGCCCCGACTCGGTGCAACGAATATAACGGTCCAGACGGGCGACGGCCTAACCACTGCCCAGGCGCTTACCGACCCCGTCGACTGGTTGTATCTGGACCCCCACCGCCGGAACGAGCAGGGCGGCAAGGTTGTGCGGCTGGCCGATTGTGAGCCGGATATTTCCCAGCCCGACATATTGGACAGTTTGCTCGCCAAAGCCAGCCAGGTTCTGCTGAAAGCCTCACCCCTGATCGATATTGACGATACCATTCGCCAGCTGCCGGGTATTAACGCGGTGCACGTCGTGGCGGTGCAGGGTGAGGTGAAAGAGGTTCTGTTTGTTATTTCATCGCAGCTGGCCACGGCCATTGCCGTTGCCGCCGTCAACTTACATCCTGATCGTAATATTGCTTTTACCTACGACAAGGGCGACGAACGAATGGCCCCCGTACAGCTCGGCGATCCGCAAACGTACCTCTACGAGCCCAACGCTGCTGTGTTGAAAGCGGGTGCGTTTCGCCTGGTGGCTACGCGATTCGGCCTCCGAAAGCTAGCACCCAACAGTCATCTTTACACCAGCAGCGAACTTGTCCCGGATTTCCCGGGCCGAGTATTCATGCTGCAGACGATCAGTAAGCCCGACCGAAAATCCCTGCAGCAGGTGTTACCTATGCTGAAGTCCAACCTGACCGTACGCAATTTCCCCCAGTCGGTTGCTGATCTGCGGAAGAAACTCGGCTTGAAGGAAGGGGGCGATACGTATATCTTCGCTACCACTCTGCAGAACGGCGATAAACGGCTGCTGATTACCCATAAATCCCCGAACTAG
- a CDS encoding DUF2147 domain-containing protein: MKVFSTFTVLLACLLTFGSFTPKADNPDAIVGTWLSSKKRNQVQIYKQGNTYLGRVVWMLEATEPGTNRPKTDEKNPDEKLRNRPLVSLVIMTNMNYKGGNLWSDGQIYNPEDGRTYGCDLAMRGPNTLSVHGYMLGMRMLGQTKDWTRVK, encoded by the coding sequence ATGAAAGTGTTTTCCACCTTTACCGTATTACTTGCCTGCCTGCTCACATTTGGGTCGTTTACGCCCAAAGCCGATAATCCTGACGCCATTGTTGGGACTTGGCTCAGTTCTAAAAAACGAAATCAGGTTCAGATCTATAAGCAGGGAAACACATACCTGGGCCGTGTGGTCTGGATGCTGGAGGCAACCGAACCCGGCACCAACAGGCCCAAAACGGATGAAAAAAATCCCGACGAGAAACTACGCAATCGTCCCCTGGTCAGTCTGGTAATCATGACAAATATGAATTACAAGGGCGGAAATCTGTGGAGTGACGGACAGATTTATAACCCCGAAGACGGCCGCACCTATGGTTGCGATCTGGCTATGCGCGGCCCTAATACGTTAAGCGTTCATGGCTACATGCTGGGTATGCGTATGCTGGGGCAAACTAAAGACTGGACCCGGGTCAAGTAA